One genomic segment of Novisyntrophococcus fermenticellae includes these proteins:
- a CDS encoding DUF2318 domain-containing protein, whose protein sequence is MVQNKRAQGKGFRKKWIVPTVAGIICLAVVLGFAARPGSKTESTGKSDTAVNTDIVIPISEVSETAKFYSARIDDTNLEVLAVKAPDGSVRTAFNTCQICYSSGRGYYKQEGDVLVCQNCGNRFAMSQVEIESGGCNPVPIFDENKSVSDTNITISADYLKEATAIFANWKTEY, encoded by the coding sequence ATGGTGCAGAATAAAAGGGCACAAGGAAAAGGTTTCAGGAAAAAGTGGATAGTTCCCACTGTGGCAGGAATTATATGTCTTGCAGTTGTTTTGGGATTTGCAGCCAGACCGGGAAGCAAGACAGAGAGCACCGGGAAGAGCGATACTGCAGTAAATACCGACATTGTAATTCCCATCAGCGAAGTCAGTGAAACTGCGAAATTTTATTCAGCCAGGATTGATGATACAAATCTGGAGGTTCTTGCTGTAAAAGCTCCGGATGGAAGCGTACGTACAGCGTTTAATACTTGTCAAATCTGTTACAGCTCAGGCAGAGGATATTACAAGCAGGAGGGTGATGTACTTGTATGTCAGAACTGCGGTAACCGATTTGCAATGAGCCAGGTTGAAATAGAGTCGGGCGGGTGTAATCCGGTGCCGATATTCGATGAGAATAAGTCTGTGAGCGACACAAATATCACGATATCAGCTGATTATCTGAAAGAAGCAACAGCCATCTTTGCCAATTGGAAGACAGAGTATTGA
- a CDS encoding Ig-like domain-containing protein, with product MSSLLTRYMEQKEYPLIVNLNSGYGWYLAGIAGGDKGGDLNIPQFIKDMAKKDGRTLTYNLINKYAPDLKEFSYASLDAGTETSGWMYSVNNEFPGTSMGNYKLKNNDVLRIQFTLYGTGLDVSGESPSGKAYTRADKSELFVRLAYINQAPDSWLLTEQDRTAYESAVKIAQKLNATQKEVDQALNALPDQGVIWPESIVLSNSSMTLYENDPVTSLTAKVYPEDTSFPGISWNSSDAGIASVSQTGRITPQKAGTAVITAMTQNGISESCVVTVIPRPYTSINLNKTALSMEAGDTYQLEVSGKPDNATEPLLITWSSSDASIAGVSTEGVVTAVSKGTVTITARQADTDIQGICQITVGDAKELALQTQTLIEALPKAGVLTIEDANEVWAAWDSWESLSDISKSYLENKDALEQKLSRCVSVIQTLSEKYENVNKAEGLIQKLPSLSVLTMNDQKTVEDAAGAYDALKPEEKILVDAAYRKRLEKVRTRMEEMVMEVQETNELLASVPDPVTLDDVSAVIDASENYEALDEIQKEQLNQGVVQRLTDALNTLPLLIADAVHAIDLSASVQPESTQVQTFLQAAVAYDELKDLLAVSEEQKEQIGQIKIWISNGIRAQNGVLAESYWYIQTHADEPENLTEAVKALKKKYKYAEDPAKAWEISYTDIRNQSSYKQEKNIALTLSCKSLSGMENPQVFYYDKNGLKAVKAQLDTGLGTATIKTNKNGLFLIVDVPIPITGLDIKNTCKVTKDSTIALSPEKIPENATSKVEYAWKSSDSSIVSVDARGNATGKKAGTAVITVSIKGQEKVKAATKVTVVTTANSLSKTVKDVIKETAAYVKATDKSPTLGSEWYVISQARNGMDLNDPYFSVYYNHLANYLKQENGVLSESAYTEYSKTILAVTAIGKDARNVGGYNLLKPLADFNQVKNQGLNGPIWALIALKSHPDYQIPQVSGVAEQTTEKKLLSFILGRQLEDGGWALSGKKADSDMTGMALQSLAPFYNKSGYEDVTAAVNKALDCLGSMQTKAGGYSTMGVETSESNAQVITALTALEINPEKDARFIKNGAWTVENLISYHIAESGFMHVKAGSGNNGGAAAGEVDGLATGQGFYSLVAYQRLLDGKTALYDMSDLAVTPGGEGDGSGTGMEQPDTVANTSNGGNTSRLSQTNSRTTAGSSVTKTAAAKKTAQKKTSENKTDEEKVWSFDGADYKPDTKELADDENTETKESVPAAAKTAKQDNNKGIFSKNNIPYVLCVICGGAVVGVCIYFRKKI from the coding sequence GTGAGCAGCCTGCTTACCAGATACATGGAACAAAAAGAGTATCCTCTGATTGTGAATCTGAATAGTGGTTATGGCTGGTATCTTGCAGGAATTGCCGGAGGTGACAAAGGGGGAGATTTAAATATCCCCCAGTTTATCAAGGATATGGCGAAAAAGGATGGGCGGACACTGACATACAATCTAATTAATAAATATGCACCTGACCTTAAAGAGTTTTCTTATGCTTCTTTAGATGCGGGGACAGAGACTTCCGGATGGATGTATTCTGTGAATAATGAATTCCCGGGAACGAGCATGGGAAACTATAAACTCAAGAATAACGATGTTTTACGTATTCAGTTCACCCTATATGGAACCGGTCTTGATGTCAGTGGAGAGAGTCCTTCAGGAAAGGCCTATACCAGAGCCGATAAGTCAGAGCTTTTCGTAAGGCTGGCTTATATCAATCAGGCTCCGGACAGCTGGCTTTTGACAGAACAGGATCGGACAGCCTATGAAAGTGCAGTGAAGATTGCACAGAAACTAAATGCGACACAAAAGGAGGTGGATCAGGCATTAAATGCGTTGCCGGATCAGGGAGTGATCTGGCCGGAATCCATTGTTCTTTCTAACAGCAGTATGACACTCTATGAGAATGATCCGGTGACATCCTTGACAGCCAAAGTCTATCCGGAGGACACTTCTTTTCCAGGCATTTCGTGGAATTCATCAGATGCGGGAATTGCCAGTGTGAGTCAGACCGGGAGAATCACTCCCCAAAAAGCCGGGACAGCTGTTATTACTGCAATGACACAGAACGGTATCAGTGAGTCTTGTGTTGTGACGGTCATCCCAAGACCGTATACATCCATTAACCTGAATAAGACAGCCCTTTCCATGGAGGCCGGGGATACATATCAGCTTGAGGTGTCCGGCAAGCCGGATAATGCCACAGAGCCTTTGCTGATTACATGGAGCAGTTCCGATGCCTCTATTGCCGGGGTTTCCACAGAAGGAGTTGTAACCGCCGTCTCCAAGGGAACGGTCACAATTACGGCACGGCAGGCTGATACGGATATCCAGGGAATCTGTCAGATCACGGTAGGAGATGCAAAGGAGCTTGCACTTCAGACACAGACCTTAATTGAAGCCTTACCGAAGGCAGGTGTACTTACAATAGAAGATGCCAATGAGGTTTGGGCGGCTTGGGACTCCTGGGAATCTTTGAGTGATATTTCAAAAAGTTATCTGGAGAACAAAGATGCGTTGGAGCAGAAGCTTTCCCGCTGCGTTTCTGTCATACAAACACTGTCGGAGAAATACGAAAATGTAAATAAAGCGGAAGGACTGATTCAGAAGCTTCCATCCTTGTCTGTATTGACCATGAATGACCAAAAGACTGTCGAAGATGCGGCAGGCGCTTATGACGCACTTAAACCTGAAGAAAAAATCCTCGTAGATGCGGCATACAGAAAAAGACTGGAAAAGGTCAGAACCCGCATGGAAGAGATGGTGATGGAGGTACAGGAAACAAATGAGCTGCTGGCATCTGTTCCAGATCCGGTTACCTTGGATGACGTATCAGCGGTTATCGATGCATCTGAGAATTATGAGGCACTTGATGAGATACAGAAAGAACAGTTAAATCAAGGTGTTGTGCAGCGGCTGACGGATGCGTTAAATACGCTGCCGCTCCTGATTGCGGATGCAGTGCATGCGATAGACCTTTCAGCTTCGGTTCAACCAGAGAGCACGCAGGTACAGACATTTTTGCAGGCCGCCGTAGCTTATGACGAATTAAAGGATTTACTTGCAGTCAGTGAAGAGCAAAAGGAGCAGATCGGGCAGATAAAAATCTGGATCAGTAATGGGATTCGTGCACAAAATGGAGTCTTGGCAGAAAGCTACTGGTATATACAAACACATGCAGATGAGCCAGAAAATCTTACAGAAGCAGTAAAAGCATTAAAAAAGAAATATAAATATGCAGAAGACCCTGCAAAGGCATGGGAGATTTCCTATACCGATATCCGGAATCAAAGCAGCTATAAACAAGAGAAAAACATTGCGCTTACGCTTTCTTGTAAAAGTCTGTCAGGGATGGAGAATCCACAGGTATTCTATTATGATAAGAATGGGTTAAAAGCTGTAAAAGCACAACTGGATACCGGACTAGGTACGGCAACGATAAAGACAAATAAGAACGGACTATTTCTGATTGTGGATGTTCCAATCCCGATTACCGGCCTGGATATAAAAAATACGTGTAAGGTAACCAAAGACAGTACAATTGCACTTTCACCGGAAAAAATTCCTGAGAATGCCACAAGTAAGGTAGAGTATGCGTGGAAGAGTTCGGATTCTTCGATTGTCTCCGTGGACGCCAGAGGAAATGCAACAGGCAAAAAAGCGGGAACTGCTGTGATTACTGTATCCATAAAAGGACAGGAGAAGGTTAAGGCTGCGACCAAGGTTACCGTAGTCACTACGGCTAATTCGCTGTCTAAAACTGTCAAGGACGTTATCAAAGAGACTGCGGCTTATGTCAAAGCAACCGATAAAAGCCCTACATTGGGCAGCGAATGGTATGTGATATCGCAGGCAAGAAATGGTATGGACTTGAATGACCCTTATTTCTCGGTTTACTATAATCATCTTGCCAATTATCTGAAGCAGGAGAACGGTGTTTTAAGCGAATCGGCGTATACGGAATATTCAAAGACGATTCTTGCGGTTACTGCGATAGGAAAGGATGCAAGAAATGTCGGGGGATATAATCTGCTAAAACCGTTGGCTGATTTCAATCAGGTGAAGAATCAGGGGCTAAATGGTCCGATATGGGCATTGATTGCGTTGAAGTCACATCCTGACTATCAAATTCCACAGGTATCCGGTGTTGCAGAACAGACCACCGAAAAGAAGCTTTTAAGTTTTATCCTGGGCAGACAGTTAGAGGATGGGGGATGGGCATTATCCGGCAAAAAGGCCGACTCCGATATGACAGGGATGGCATTACAGTCCTTAGCACCATTTTATAACAAATCCGGTTATGAAGATGTGACTGCAGCAGTGAATAAAGCGTTAGACTGTCTGGGCAGTATGCAGACAAAAGCGGGTGGTTATAGTACGATGGGGGTGGAAACATCAGAGTCCAATGCTCAGGTAATTACAGCTCTTACAGCACTCGAAATCAATCCTGAAAAAGATGCCAGATTTATAAAGAATGGGGCATGGACAGTAGAGAACCTGATCTCTTATCATATTGCTGAAAGTGGATTCATGCATGTAAAGGCAGGAAGTGGTAATAACGGCGGAGCCGCTGCAGGAGAGGTGGATGGTCTGGCTACCGGTCAGGGCTTTTATTCTCTTGTAGCTTATCAAAGGCTCCTGGATGGCAAAACGGCTTTATATGATATGTCAGATCTGGCGGTGACCCCAGGCGGAGAGGGTGATGGCAGTGGTACAGGTATGGAACAGCCGGATACTGTTGCGAATACAAGCAACGGCGGCAATACATCTCGGTTATCACAAACAAATTCCCGGACAACAGCGGGCAGTTCTGTGACAAAGACTGCAGCTGCAAAAAAGACTGCCCAAAAGAAAACTTCTGAAAACAAGACAGATGAGGAAAAAGTCTGGAGCTTTGACGGAGCCGACTATAAACCGGACACAAAAGAGCTTGCAGACGATGAGAATACAGAAACGAAAGAAAGTGTTCCGGCGGCGGCAAAGACAGCGAAACAGGATAATAATAAGGGTATATTCTCAAAGAATAATATTCCGTATGTACTGTGTGTGATTTGCGGCGGTGCAGTAGTAGGTGTATGTATTTATTTCAGAAAGAAAATTTAA
- a CDS encoding sensor histidine kinase produces the protein MRRSLRTQLSLTILTVLLLVIGLISIFANFVINRQFESYLAEQETARSENIVSDLGGQWNAMTKTWNKEYIHAVGMYSLYDGYILKILDNNHQVIWDAENHDMTLCSQIMSDIIARMEKAKKSGDFDSHTFDLVQSGQKTGSVIISYYGPYFYSESDFRFINAMNTFLICIGLAAFAVSIITGLLLARRITRPVSRAAEAAKRISKGDYAVRIKNETNTRELEDLISAINHLSAALEDQEKLRQQLTADVAHELRTPLTSVGSHLEAMIEGIWEPTTQRLQSCREEVLRLGSIVSDLEQLARVEYQNLRLNLVLTDVWEVVQSVAPTWEAEARKQNIRFSVSGSKAVVPADKDRLAQVVMNLLSNAVKYTPENGEIDVSIFTTEQSAVLEVRDSGIGIPEDELPFIFERFYRTDKSRNRKSGGAGIGLAIAKSIVTAHGGTITVESKNGRGSKFTVKLPG, from the coding sequence ATGAGACGTAGTTTAAGAACGCAGCTGTCGCTGACGATCCTCACTGTCCTGCTGCTTGTAATCGGGCTGATCAGCATTTTTGCTAATTTCGTTATTAACCGGCAGTTTGAGTCATATCTTGCAGAGCAGGAGACAGCGCGAAGTGAAAATATCGTATCTGATCTTGGCGGACAGTGGAATGCGATGACGAAGACCTGGAATAAAGAATATATTCATGCCGTAGGCATGTATTCTCTGTATGACGGATATATCTTAAAAATACTGGATAATAACCATCAGGTAATCTGGGACGCAGAAAATCACGATATGACGCTGTGCTCCCAGATCATGTCCGATATTATCGCTCGAATGGAGAAAGCCAAAAAGTCCGGTGATTTTGATTCACATACATTTGATCTTGTGCAAAGCGGACAAAAGACTGGCTCGGTTATCATCAGCTACTATGGCCCCTATTTCTACAGTGAAAGTGATTTCCGATTTATCAATGCTATGAATACGTTCCTGATTTGTATCGGTCTGGCTGCATTTGCGGTCTCCATCATAACCGGATTATTACTTGCACGCCGCATTACGCGCCCGGTTTCAAGAGCTGCTGAAGCTGCAAAGCGTATTTCAAAGGGTGATTATGCGGTCCGTATTAAAAATGAAACGAATACCAGGGAATTGGAGGATCTTATTTCTGCTATAAACCATCTTTCCGCAGCGCTTGAAGACCAGGAAAAATTACGCCAGCAGCTGACTGCGGATGTCGCCCACGAGCTTCGGACACCTCTGACCTCTGTTGGTTCCCATCTGGAAGCTATGATTGAAGGAATCTGGGAGCCGACAACACAGCGCCTGCAAAGCTGCCGGGAGGAAGTTTTACGGCTGGGCTCAATTGTGAGTGACCTGGAACAGCTTGCCAGGGTAGAGTATCAGAATCTGAGGCTGAATCTGGTATTGACAGACGTGTGGGAGGTCGTACAAAGTGTTGCTCCGACCTGGGAAGCGGAGGCAAGGAAACAGAATATCAGATTTTCGGTCAGCGGTTCAAAGGCTGTTGTACCGGCAGACAAAGACAGGTTGGCACAGGTGGTGATGAATCTTTTATCAAATGCGGTGAAATATACACCGGAGAACGGAGAAATCGATGTTTCCATATTCACCACAGAGCAAAGTGCAGTGCTTGAAGTCCGTGACAGCGGCATAGGTATACCGGAAGACGAGCTGCCTTTTATATTCGAACGGTTCTACCGTACCGATAAATCCAGAAACCGAAAAAGTGGAGGAGCAGGCATCGGGCTTGCAATAGCAAAATCCATTGTAACGGCTCATGGAGGCACGATTACCGTGGAAAGCAAAAATGGCAGGGGAAGTAAGTTTACGGTGAAGCTTCCGGGATAG
- a CDS encoding leucine-rich repeat domain-containing protein, translated as MGGRVSVWRAESGNTFTKSQDKEIGRQKEWTADQSCRSIGEGAFRNNTKLRRVILPEHVKEVGVKSFENTSLRNVEMKGIVSVRKEAFYNCTRLSQVRIPRTANFIGKRAFAQCRRLEQVQIERGSVCREIKPETFAGCSNLNSVNIPDGITRIERRAFYKCTALEEMKFPAGLKEIGTEAFYQTALKELTLPEGLVKIGDSAFLKCNQLEYVCIPESVKAIEKWAFHGCNRLKILEIRRDPAEIGPWIINRSAKIRCRKGGIVDSYCQESGFQVEYIEKKV; from the coding sequence ATGGGAGGAAGGGTCTCCGTATGGAGAGCAGAATCAGGAAATACGTTTACAAAGTCACAGGATAAAGAAATCGGAAGACAGAAAGAATGGACGGCAGATCAGAGCTGCCGGTCGATTGGTGAGGGAGCCTTCAGAAACAACACCAAATTGCGGAGGGTTATCCTGCCGGAACATGTAAAAGAGGTGGGTGTTAAGAGTTTTGAGAATACATCGCTCAGGAATGTGGAGATGAAGGGAATCGTGTCGGTCAGGAAGGAAGCGTTTTATAACTGTACCAGGCTGAGTCAGGTTCGTATTCCCAGAACAGCTAATTTCATAGGAAAAAGGGCATTTGCACAGTGCCGGCGTCTGGAACAGGTGCAGATTGAGCGGGGAAGTGTCTGCAGGGAGATTAAGCCTGAGACCTTCGCAGGCTGCAGTAATCTGAATTCTGTGAACATTCCGGACGGCATCACAAGAATTGAACGGCGGGCATTTTACAAATGTACAGCGCTGGAGGAGATGAAATTTCCCGCCGGATTAAAAGAGATTGGCACAGAGGCCTTCTATCAGACGGCGCTAAAAGAATTGACGCTGCCGGAGGGCTTGGTAAAAATCGGGGACAGCGCATTCTTAAAATGTAATCAATTGGAGTATGTGTGTATTCCTGAGAGTGTAAAGGCGATTGAAAAGTGGGCATTTCATGGCTGTAACCGGCTGAAGATTCTGGAAATCAGAAGGGATCCGGCGGAAATCGGACCGTGGATTATCAACCGCAGTGCTAAAATCCGATGCCGAAAAGGTGGAATTGTGGATTCTTATTGTCAGGAGTCTGGATTTCAGGTAGAATATATAGAGAAGAAGGTTTGA
- a CDS encoding response regulator transcription factor, producing MKHVLVVDDEHKILEVVTALFESKGFKVFAASDGHKAMEISGRENLSLIVLDLMLPDISGEEVCRRIRQHSRVPVIMLTAKVEEEDLLHGFATGADDYITKPFSLKELFARAEALLRRSAPDLVPLTVRNSWRNGELFADFEQGIVRKNGVEVALTASEMKILAALVKYSGKVFTRGELINIALGDGFDGYDRAVDSHIKNLRQKIENDPKTPVYIRTVHRLGYKFGGEDET from the coding sequence ATGAAGCATGTACTTGTGGTGGATGATGAACATAAGATTCTGGAAGTCGTGACAGCCTTGTTTGAAAGTAAAGGATTCAAGGTATTCGCGGCTTCGGATGGTCATAAGGCTATGGAAATCAGCGGCAGGGAGAACCTGTCGCTGATTGTGCTTGACCTTATGCTCCCTGATATTTCCGGTGAAGAAGTCTGCCGCCGAATCCGTCAGCATTCACGGGTGCCGGTTATAATGCTGACTGCAAAGGTTGAAGAGGAGGATCTTCTGCATGGATTTGCGACAGGCGCGGATGACTATATCACGAAACCATTCAGCCTGAAGGAGCTGTTTGCCCGTGCGGAAGCACTGCTCAGACGTTCGGCACCGGATCTTGTCCCTCTGACGGTCCGTAATTCCTGGAGAAACGGTGAATTATTTGCTGATTTTGAACAGGGAATTGTCAGGAAAAACGGGGTAGAGGTTGCTTTAACGGCAAGTGAGATGAAAATTCTGGCTGCGCTTGTAAAATACTCCGGAAAAGTATTTACTCGTGGGGAACTCATCAATATTGCACTTGGGGACGGCTTTGACGGATATGACCGTGCGGTAGACAGCCATATCAAGAATCTGCGCCAGAAGATTGAAAACGATCCCAAAACCCCGGTTTATATACGTACCGTTCATCGGCTGGGGTACAAGTTCGGAGGTGAAGATGAGACGTAG
- a CDS encoding DUF4430 domain-containing protein: MRWKIGRYLAAVLVCISVLTSGCGPATNSAEITKLEKAETAISESSEKPVKSLKEKNELPKDGIITQDQMETITGKDGNYEFSATDQDTGITYIWTYEGKKIQNPIEQKLKVQFPDEKVEEIKKAANNATVGLGLTLDKGNLAAPVKLTLILTEKWDADSVILCKMTDKGPGKMCDVTLDTETKGDKEVTRLSFPVTETGDTYYLVGGKTKVDDKTEDADTSSTSAENRNQTTENAASAGEENQQESNRTEASGHTCTISIECSTILDNWDNLKQSKSSFVPSDGWIMGSTTVEYTPGETVYDVLYRICRDNKLHMDASYTPAYSSYYVKGINQLYEFDCGELSGWMYRVNGWYPNYGCSKYEVSDGDNIEWRYTCDLGRDVGDQYMGES; this comes from the coding sequence ATGAGATGGAAAATCGGCAGATATCTGGCAGCGGTGCTTGTCTGTATATCGGTGCTGACCTCTGGCTGTGGTCCGGCGACCAACAGTGCAGAGATTACAAAACTGGAGAAAGCGGAAACTGCCATATCAGAAAGTTCAGAAAAGCCAGTGAAAAGCCTGAAGGAAAAGAATGAACTTCCGAAAGACGGTATTATTACACAGGATCAGATGGAAACAATCACCGGAAAGGATGGTAATTATGAATTTTCCGCTACAGACCAGGATACAGGGATTACGTATATCTGGACGTATGAGGGAAAGAAGATCCAAAACCCTATTGAGCAGAAATTGAAGGTTCAGTTTCCGGATGAAAAGGTGGAGGAAATAAAGAAAGCCGCTAATAATGCTACAGTTGGGTTGGGTCTTACGTTGGATAAGGGGAATCTGGCCGCTCCCGTGAAGCTGACACTTATACTTACGGAAAAGTGGGATGCTGATTCTGTTATATTATGTAAGATGACTGATAAAGGACCGGGGAAAATGTGTGATGTTACCCTGGATACGGAAACAAAGGGTGATAAAGAGGTTACGCGTTTAAGCTTTCCTGTGACAGAAACCGGAGACACCTATTATCTGGTTGGCGGAAAGACAAAAGTGGATGATAAAACAGAAGATGCAGATACGAGCAGTACGTCGGCAGAAAACAGAAACCAGACAACGGAAAACGCGGCTTCTGCAGGTGAAGAAAATCAGCAGGAATCGAACCGTACAGAAGCATCCGGGCATACCTGTACCATCTCCATAGAATGCTCCACCATTTTAGATAACTGGGATAATCTGAAGCAGTCCAAGAGTAGCTTTGTACCCTCCGATGGTTGGATCATGGGCAGCACAACAGTGGAGTACACGCCAGGAGAAACCGTTTATGATGTTCTTTACCGCATATGCCGTGACAACAAGCTTCATATGGATGCCTCCTATACTCCGGCCTACAGCTCTTATTATGTTAAAGGAATCAATCAGCTTTATGAATTTGACTGTGGAGAACTTTCAGGCTGGATGTATCGTGTGAATGGCTGGTATCCCAATTATGGGTGCTCTAAATATGAAGTGAGTGATGGCGATAACATAGAGTGGCGTTATACATGCGATTTAGGCCGCGATGTCGGTGATCAGTATATGGGGGAGTCGTAA
- a CDS encoding energy-coupling factor transporter transmembrane component T yields the protein MNQNQKRADAFSQCHPAVNFFYFMAVILISMFTSHPVLLGISFLGALCYAIRLRGWRQVIKFNLLFTLPAMVVVAFINPTFNHYGVTFLFYLKTGPVTLEAIVYGVVLASMLFIAILWFSCYNEVMTTDKFVYLFGRVIPALSLVFSMVFRFVPHFGAQLNVIRSGQKALGRDMSNGNLLRKIKYGITILSILITWALENAIETSDSMRARGYGLKGRTAFSIFHFDRRDVKVSVFLAGLMSICIIGFRQGILFAQYNPVIKIGGFPLRIQSVSVYLAWGIICLFPVLMGVLEDLSFRRLEKKANMERSLPWYMKQTGGQLP from the coding sequence ATGAATCAAAATCAAAAGAGGGCAGATGCATTTTCCCAATGCCATCCTGCTGTAAATTTTTTTTATTTTATGGCCGTAATACTGATTTCCATGTTTACAAGCCATCCGGTTCTGCTTGGTATTTCATTTCTGGGCGCCTTATGTTATGCGATACGACTGAGAGGATGGCGACAGGTAATAAAGTTTAATTTGCTGTTTACGCTGCCGGCCATGGTAGTGGTTGCATTTATTAACCCGACTTTTAATCATTATGGAGTAACTTTCCTGTTTTACCTGAAGACAGGTCCTGTGACCTTGGAAGCCATTGTTTACGGAGTTGTTTTGGCTTCCATGTTATTCATCGCTATTTTGTGGTTTTCCTGCTATAACGAGGTAATGACTACTGATAAATTTGTATATCTGTTTGGAAGGGTAATTCCGGCGCTTTCTTTGGTCTTTTCTATGGTATTTCGTTTTGTGCCACATTTCGGAGCACAGCTTAATGTGATACGAAGTGGGCAAAAGGCGTTGGGACGGGATATGAGTAATGGTAATTTACTGCGAAAGATTAAGTATGGAATCACCATCTTATCAATACTGATTACCTGGGCGTTGGAAAATGCAATTGAAACATCTGATTCCATGCGTGCAAGAGGGTATGGATTAAAGGGAAGAACGGCGTTTTCAATCTTTCATTTTGACCGGCGGGATGTAAAGGTGAGTGTATTTCTGGCAGGTCTGATGTCAATCTGTATCATTGGATTTCGTCAGGGAATTCTGTTTGCCCAATATAATCCGGTGATTAAGATTGGAGGATTCCCTTTGCGCATACAAAGCGTGTCTGTGTATCTGGCATGGGGGATAATTTGTCTTTTTCCGGTGCTTATGGGAGTATTGGAGGATTTATCCTTTCGCAGACTGGAAAAGAAGGCAAACATGGAGCGGAGCTTACCGTGGTATATGAAGCAAACAGGAGGACAGCTGCCTTGA